The Bemisia tabaci chromosome 8, PGI_BMITA_v3 genome has a segment encoding these proteins:
- the LOC109035463 gene encoding LOW QUALITY PROTEIN: protein arginine N-methyltransferase 1 (The sequence of the model RefSeq protein was modified relative to this genomic sequence to represent the inferred CDS: inserted 1 base in 1 codon): MNSLNQKMEGMEVTTDPAANSVPVKQIVVENKNGLDSSVHIDEMTSQDYYFDSYAHFGIHEEMLKDEVRTLTYRNSMLHNKHLFKDKIVLDVGCGTGILSMFAAKAGAARVFGIECSNIVEYAKKIVEDNHLSNVVTILKGKVEEIELPDGIEKVDIIISEWMGYSLFYESMLDTVIFARDKWLQPNGLLXPDRATLFITAIEDRQYKDDKIAWWDDVYGFDMSSIRKVAISEPLVDVVDPKQLVANVCLLKEVDLYTVTKEDLNFSTPFHLQISRNDYIHALVTYFTVEFTKCHKRTGFSTSPECAYTHWKQSVFYLNDSLTVKRGEELFGNFQMSRNVRNKRDLDFVISVDFNGELCQVQETNKYRMR; this comes from the exons ATGAATTCGCTG AATCAGAAAATGGAAGGTATGGAAGTTACCACGGATCCTGCTGCAAACAGCGTACCAGTGAAGCAGATTGTCGTTGAGAACAAGAATGGACTCGATAGTTCAGTCCACATTGACGAAATGACGTCCCAAGACTATTACTTTGACTCCTATGCTCACTTCGGTATCCACGAAGAAATGTTGAAGGATGAAGTGCGTACTCTCACTTACAGAAACTCCATGCTCCATAATAAACACTTATTCAAG GATAAAATTGTTTTGGATGTTGGATGCGGAACTGGAATTTTATCCATGTTTGCTGCCAAGGCAGGAGCTGCTCGGGTTTTCGGAATTGAGTGCTCAAACATTGTTGAGTATGCCAAGAAAATTGTCGAAGACAACCACCTCAGTAATGTAGTAACTATTTTGAAAGGCAAAGTGGAAGAAATTGAATTACCTGATG GCATAGAGAAAGTTGATATTATCATATCTGAATGGATGGGCTACAGTTTATTCTATGAGTCCATGCTTGACACAGTTATTTTTGCTCGAGACAAGTGGCTACAACCAAATGGACTTT TTCCGGATAGAGCAACATTATTCATCACAGCCATCGAAGATCGCCAGTATAAAGATGATAAGATTGCATGGTGGGATGATGTCTACGGTTTTGATATGTCATCAATCCGTAAAGTAGCTATTAGTGAGCCCCTTGTTGATGTAGTTGATCCTAAACAA CTTGTAGCAAATGTCTGTCTGCTGAAAGAAGTTGACTTGTACACAGTCACGAAAGAAGATCTCAACTTTTCCACTCCATTTCATCTTCAAATCAGTCGCAACGACTATATCCACGCTCTAGTGACGTACTTCACTGTTGAATTCACGAAATGCCACAAGCGGACTGGATTCAGCACTTCGCCGGAATGCGCGTACACTCACTGGAAGCAAAGTGTGTTTTATTTGAATGACTCCCTGACAGTAAAACGGGGAGAGGAACTCTTTGGAAACTTCCAAATGTCAAGGAATGTTCGCAACAAGCGAGATCTCGACTTTGTCATTTCTGTAGACTTCAACGGTGAGCTGTGCCAAGTACAGGAAACTAACAAATACCGCATGCGTTAG